Proteins encoded together in one Oceanispirochaeta sp. M1 window:
- a CDS encoding efflux RND transporter periplasmic adaptor subunit, which produces MKKMIIGITLISLMILTGCGTNTEIASRSLEELHKEQGIPVESRTLASENFSTYLSFTSTLTGIKESTGSAMLLDTIEHVLVEVGDFVEKDQIILTLPKSNPQANYYQSMAGFNAAEQAFHRIESLYASNGISRQNYDDAKTQYEVQLANWTMVQDMVEVKAPIAGYVTRLAVREADNVSPGQTLFSISNYDSLSSRVWVSDHEIRKINKGQKVSASWEGNTLQGTVTQVDLAQNPDKMAFGVNVLFDNMDHILPSGITAEIDIETSLNPNSIVLHRREILNDNQGMYVFINVDGTAQRVNIQPGLRQGLYYQIAEGLNPEDELITQGLTLLHDNSPIHLLQENESLALIPEN; this is translated from the coding sequence ATGAAAAAGATGATAATCGGAATTACTTTAATATCTCTGATGATTCTGACAGGCTGTGGAACTAATACTGAAATCGCATCAAGGAGTCTTGAAGAACTGCATAAGGAGCAGGGTATCCCCGTAGAGTCCAGAACTCTGGCTTCTGAAAATTTTTCAACATACCTGAGTTTTACCTCCACTTTGACAGGAATTAAGGAATCCACCGGATCGGCCATGCTTTTAGATACAATAGAACATGTTCTGGTGGAAGTAGGGGATTTTGTTGAAAAGGATCAGATTATCCTTACCCTACCCAAAAGCAACCCTCAGGCTAACTACTATCAGTCCATGGCTGGATTTAATGCAGCAGAGCAGGCCTTTCACCGCATAGAGTCTCTCTATGCCAGTAACGGAATTTCCCGGCAGAATTATGATGACGCCAAAACCCAATACGAAGTGCAGCTTGCCAACTGGACTATGGTTCAGGATATGGTGGAAGTCAAAGCCCCTATCGCCGGATATGTCACAAGACTGGCTGTTCGGGAAGCGGATAATGTCAGTCCGGGACAGACCCTTTTCTCCATTTCCAATTATGACAGTCTTTCATCCAGGGTCTGGGTATCGGATCATGAGATAAGAAAAATCAACAAAGGTCAGAAAGTCAGTGCAAGCTGGGAAGGAAATACCCTGCAGGGAACAGTTACTCAGGTGGATCTGGCCCAGAATCCCGATAAAATGGCATTCGGAGTCAATGTCCTGTTTGATAACATGGATCATATTCTGCCCAGCGGTATAACTGCTGAAATCGATATTGAAACAAGTCTGAATCCCAATTCCATTGTACTTCATCGCCGGGAAATCCTGAATGACAATCAGGGAATGTATGTATTTATCAATGTTGATGGTACAGCCCAAAGGGTTAATATTCAGCCGGGGCTGAGGCAGGGTCTGTACTATCAGATTGCAGAAGGTCTTAACCCTGAGGATGAGTTGATTACTCAGGGACTGACACTTTTACATGACAACAGCCCTATCCATCTTCTCCAGGAAAATGAATCTCTGGCATTGATTCCGGAAAATTAA
- a CDS encoding efflux RND transporter permease subunit, with the protein MFLSDISIKRPVMITMVMAALLLFGVIAYLALPLNLMPDAKIPYITITTIYPGASPEQVESQITKKIEDEVATVSLIKSIQSYSLNSASITLLEFDLEKDPDVATQEVKDRIDFIINDLPDAAEAPLVSKVDITASPVMTLVLKGQIESTELNHLAESQVKEKLSRIKGVGSVNIVGGVDREVLVAFDSKTVYENSLNLSQVAGILAYANVDMPGGNFQNESEDYAVSLHGQIQSVEDLAGIMIPGSAGMRKLDQLAVIEPTAQDVKHRVSFFSREGGTAGETVLLSIEKSSEGNPVAISREVVSLLPELQKALPSGVELSIASDDSEFIENTVNDTLGNIILGILFTAAILFFFLHDFRSTLIVAISMPMSIIPTFIILQTMGITINMMSLMGLSTSVGVLVMNSVVVLENIFRHKKMGVDRKTAASKGTSEVVVTIIASTLTNIAVFLPIGTMGGIVGLTLKDFAMTVVVSTIFSLLISFTLTPMLASLLIPDGEQKKGKISRGIESFFSSLERGYARALTAILTNKKRSGVLVGSVLLLFVLAIFSLSRIPFEFTPPMDSGAVRVEVELPQDASLDQTKTLVGEIEDVMVSYEEVDSYTVTLGELSSLDSGTNLTAIDLSLVDAGLRRSSRSVASTLSGDLANISNAVIRVTAVDGFSLMGSYPIDFYLQADDGAVLHTGAEEFYRRLKEIDGLSSINMSLKSGKPEIILQPNRQKVADAGITVQDLALSMRAAIEGLTLTQLKSGTREYDIRVALMDSDVSSFEQIRTIPVSTPAGIYPLSHFAEISMEEGVNKLLRTDKSGSVNFTSGIEEGFVLGDLTVEIENAFEQMDNSELSLKWSGSAEMMKETISAMAFAFGIAILLTYMLLAAVLEKFGQPLLILSTVPLSLIGVAGIFLLTGMTLNMVSMMAIIMLVGMVVNNAILILDYTNQLRREGMNIHDALIKACPVKLQPILMANIATMLGLMPMALGIGKSAAEMRQPMGVVSIGGLLAATLLTLFFIPAVENIVESKKEKADHIKALKDQI; encoded by the coding sequence TTGTTTTTATCAGATATATCCATAAAGCGTCCTGTAATGATCACAATGGTCATGGCGGCATTGCTCTTGTTTGGTGTCATTGCCTATCTGGCCTTGCCTCTAAACCTTATGCCCGATGCCAAAATCCCCTACATCACGATTACAACCATTTACCCCGGAGCCTCCCCTGAACAGGTGGAGAGTCAGATTACAAAAAAAATTGAAGATGAAGTAGCGACTGTCAGTCTTATCAAGTCTATCCAGTCTTACAGTCTGAACAGCGCATCCATTACCTTACTCGAGTTTGACCTGGAAAAGGATCCCGATGTGGCTACCCAGGAAGTCAAAGACCGTATAGATTTCATAATCAATGACCTGCCCGATGCCGCAGAAGCACCTCTGGTAAGCAAGGTGGATATTACGGCATCCCCTGTGATGACCCTGGTATTGAAGGGGCAAATTGAGAGTACGGAACTCAACCATCTGGCAGAGAGTCAGGTCAAAGAGAAGCTGAGTCGTATAAAGGGTGTGGGAAGCGTCAATATTGTGGGAGGCGTGGACAGGGAAGTCCTTGTGGCTTTTGACAGTAAAACAGTGTATGAAAATTCTCTGAATCTCAGCCAGGTGGCAGGAATTCTGGCTTATGCCAATGTGGATATGCCGGGAGGAAATTTTCAGAATGAAAGCGAAGATTATGCTGTGAGCCTGCATGGACAGATTCAATCAGTCGAAGATTTAGCTGGGATCATGATTCCCGGCTCCGCAGGGATGAGAAAGCTGGACCAGCTGGCTGTGATTGAACCCACGGCTCAGGATGTGAAACATAGGGTAAGCTTCTTCAGCCGGGAAGGCGGTACAGCCGGAGAAACCGTTCTTTTGTCCATAGAGAAAAGTTCAGAGGGAAACCCCGTGGCTATCTCCAGGGAGGTGGTATCTCTTCTGCCAGAGCTCCAAAAGGCTCTCCCCTCGGGAGTTGAACTTTCCATAGCCTCCGATGATTCTGAGTTTATAGAGAATACGGTTAATGACACTCTGGGCAATATTATCCTGGGAATTCTCTTTACAGCAGCAATCCTGTTTTTTTTCCTTCATGACTTCCGTTCAACCCTGATCGTAGCCATAAGCATGCCCATGTCCATCATTCCAACCTTCATAATACTCCAGACCATGGGCATTACAATCAATATGATGTCCCTTATGGGCTTGTCCACCTCTGTGGGTGTCCTTGTTATGAACTCCGTAGTGGTTCTTGAGAATATATTCCGACACAAGAAGATGGGTGTTGATCGTAAAACCGCAGCCTCAAAAGGAACCTCCGAGGTTGTTGTAACAATTATTGCATCCACACTCACAAATATTGCTGTATTCCTTCCCATCGGAACCATGGGGGGGATTGTGGGCCTCACACTCAAAGATTTTGCTATGACCGTGGTAGTCTCCACAATATTCTCTCTGCTCATTTCCTTTACTCTCACTCCCATGCTGGCATCTCTTTTGATTCCTGATGGAGAGCAGAAAAAAGGGAAAATTTCCAGGGGAATAGAATCCTTTTTCAGCTCCCTGGAGAGGGGATATGCCCGGGCTCTTACAGCCATTTTAACTAACAAGAAAAGAAGTGGAGTCCTTGTGGGCTCTGTGCTGCTTTTATTTGTCCTTGCTATATTCTCTTTGAGCAGAATACCCTTTGAATTCACCCCCCCCATGGACAGCGGTGCCGTACGGGTAGAGGTGGAACTCCCTCAGGATGCATCTTTGGATCAGACAAAAACCCTTGTGGGGGAAATTGAAGATGTAATGGTCTCCTATGAAGAAGTGGATAGCTATACAGTTACCCTCGGGGAACTCTCCTCTTTAGACAGCGGAACGAATCTTACTGCCATTGACTTAAGCCTGGTGGATGCCGGATTGAGGAGGAGCAGCCGCTCTGTTGCATCCACTCTCTCTGGAGATCTGGCAAATATATCCAATGCTGTTATCCGGGTTACTGCGGTTGACGGATTCTCCCTGATGGGGAGTTATCCTATTGATTTTTATCTTCAGGCAGATGATGGTGCTGTCCTCCATACAGGTGCCGAGGAGTTCTACCGACGTCTCAAGGAAATTGATGGCCTGAGCTCAATCAATATGAGTCTTAAAAGCGGCAAACCTGAAATCATCCTGCAGCCGAACCGTCAAAAAGTTGCAGATGCAGGTATCACTGTGCAGGATCTGGCCCTGAGCATGAGGGCTGCCATAGAGGGGCTGACACTGACTCAGTTGAAAAGCGGAACCCGGGAATATGACATTCGTGTGGCTTTGATGGACTCAGATGTCTCCAGTTTTGAGCAAATCAGGACTATTCCCGTTTCTACTCCTGCAGGAATATACCCCCTCTCTCATTTTGCAGAGATAAGCATGGAAGAAGGGGTCAATAAGCTGCTGAGAACCGACAAATCGGGATCGGTCAACTTCACTTCCGGTATTGAAGAAGGCTTTGTTCTGGGAGATCTGACTGTAGAAATTGAAAATGCTTTTGAACAGATGGATAATTCCGAACTCTCACTCAAATGGTCCGGAAGTGCCGAGATGATGAAAGAAACCATCAGCGCCATGGCCTTTGCCTTCGGCATAGCCATCCTGCTGACCTATATGCTCCTGGCAGCCGTTCTTGAGAAATTCGGCCAGCCTCTTTTAATACTCTCTACCGTTCCTCTTTCTCTGATCGGGGTTGCTGGTATTTTTCTCTTAACAGGGATGACTCTCAATATGGTATCCATGATGGCAATCATCATGCTTGTGGGTATGGTTGTAAACAACGCCATCCTCATACTCGATTACACTAATCAGCTCCGCCGGGAAGGTATGAATATCCATGATGCTCTTATCAAGGCCTGTCCCGTAAAACTGCAGCCCATTTTGATGGCTAATATCGCTACAATGCTGGGGCTCATGCCCATGGCCCTGGGAATCGGTAAATCCGCTGCTGAGATGCGGCAGCCCATGGGTGTGGTCAGTATCGGCGGACTTCTGGCTGCCACATTGCTGACCCTGTTCTTCATACCTGCCGTGGAGAACATCGTTGAATCTAAAAAAGAAAAGGCTGACCATATAAAAGCCCTGAAGGATCAAATATGA
- a CDS encoding TolC family protein, which produces MKKTATLLLLSILSFSSLQAQGLDLDDYLQLIEKNSKDLYMARLDQDLAANKENQVRAANRPMVQGQAGYNRNFLEIEQPMPAYADGTADSAAIGIYPIAYEPVRYNSDNEFSLSVGVQQNLFDMKITKALKASQKYQDLTGSIYEASRQGILTAGKKVYYQTILLDEVYKVKKSTEDNAYETYLDIKKRYENDLASELEVLQAEVNWQINIPDSSQAARNRDLAMSNLKHLGGIDPDEKLILTGSLSSFPEIPTETELGSILSTRPDYNILINQRELNDINISMVRAEFYPTLAASAGYGWQKHTNDFDLEDGIGALQAGLQLTIPIFYGGSRFSKLEEAKLELDKTRMSILKKQDDVQTEINNLRLLLEESSSRIEVAQTTLKIAKKAYGIMEISSRNGLATQLDLKDALLNLDGAQLNYYKAIYDYLEAYFNYQQAVGEGGLLFP; this is translated from the coding sequence ATGAAAAAAACAGCAACATTGCTTCTCCTGTCTATCCTGAGCTTCAGCTCTTTGCAGGCACAGGGGTTGGACCTGGATGATTATCTCCAGCTTATAGAGAAAAACAGCAAGGATCTTTACATGGCACGTCTAGACCAGGATCTGGCGGCTAACAAGGAAAATCAGGTCAGAGCAGCCAACCGTCCTATGGTCCAGGGACAGGCCGGATATAATCGTAACTTTCTGGAAATCGAACAACCCATGCCCGCTTATGCCGATGGTACAGCCGACTCCGCCGCCATAGGTATCTATCCCATCGCTTATGAGCCGGTTCGATATAACAGCGATAATGAATTTTCCCTTTCCGTGGGAGTTCAGCAAAACCTGTTTGATATGAAAATCACCAAGGCTCTCAAGGCCAGTCAGAAGTATCAGGACCTCACGGGCAGCATATACGAGGCCTCCCGGCAGGGAATCCTCACAGCCGGAAAAAAAGTCTATTACCAGACTATCCTCCTGGATGAGGTTTATAAGGTGAAGAAATCCACCGAAGACAACGCATATGAAACCTACCTGGATATTAAAAAGAGATATGAAAACGACCTGGCCTCGGAGTTGGAAGTGTTACAGGCCGAAGTTAACTGGCAAATCAATATTCCCGACAGCAGCCAGGCCGCCCGGAACCGAGATCTGGCCATGAGCAACCTCAAACATCTGGGAGGCATCGATCCTGATGAGAAACTCATCTTGACAGGAAGCCTCAGCTCATTTCCTGAAATTCCAACAGAAACAGAATTGGGCAGCATACTCAGCACAAGGCCGGACTACAATATTCTCATCAACCAGAGGGAATTGAACGATATCAATATCTCCATGGTTCGAGCCGAATTCTATCCCACCCTGGCGGCCTCCGCAGGATATGGCTGGCAGAAGCATACAAATGATTTTGACCTGGAAGACGGAATAGGAGCCCTGCAGGCAGGACTACAGCTCACCATCCCCATATTCTACGGTGGAAGTCGTTTTTCCAAACTGGAAGAGGCAAAGCTGGAACTTGATAAAACCCGCATGTCCATCCTCAAAAAACAGGATGATGTTCAAACCGAGATCAATAACCTCAGGCTTCTTTTGGAAGAATCATCATCAAGAATAGAGGTCGCCCAGACCACATTGAAAATAGCTAAGAAAGCCTACGGAATAATGGAAATCTCCTCAAGGAACGGTCTGGCTACCCAGTTGGACTTAAAGGATGCCCTCCTTAATCTGGACGGAGCCCAATTAAACTATTACAAAGCCATATACGACTATCTGGAAGCCTATTTCAACTATCAGCAGGCTGTGGGAGAGGGGGGCTTGCTTTTCCCCTGA
- a CDS encoding MATE family efflux transporter, translated as MISSQGKRALLTDGPLLKQLLSLTWPNIGGLLGIMIFNLTDTYFVSRMGTEPLAAMGFTFPVVMIIGSAASGISLGAGSVLSRAMGEGNHHLMKRTATDGILLSVILVAFISIAGLLTLDPLFRLMGASGESLTLVKEYMFIWYLGAITITMPPISDSCLRATGDMIRPFIVMMIIAIINVILDPIFIFGYFGVPAMGIKGAAYATILSRFFGMIATLGFLHFHAGLVDFSHPLLKEIWESWGRILHVGIPAAMTLLLPPLTRGVLTSLAASAGGAVAVAALAAGSRIEGFIQIFMMSYSMALVPMIGQNWGAGKMDRILKIRNISLRLSLVYGAASFAVLMLLAPVLAGIFSSDLEVISHIAFYLRVTAVAAAALSYMTWINQSLNASGHPRASARLNIFAYILVIIPLAFIGSRIAGFKGIVIALSAGQFIGAFWAHGEGCRIFNESKQITGSSNA; from the coding sequence ATGATTTCATCTCAAGGTAAAAGGGCCCTCCTCACAGATGGACCCTTACTCAAACAGCTCCTGTCTCTCACCTGGCCGAATATAGGCGGTCTGCTGGGAATCATGATCTTTAATCTTACTGATACCTACTTTGTTTCCCGTATGGGAACAGAACCACTGGCAGCCATGGGATTTACATTTCCGGTTGTCATGATTATCGGTTCGGCCGCATCGGGAATCAGTCTTGGAGCAGGCTCTGTCCTTTCCCGTGCCATGGGGGAGGGGAATCATCACCTGATGAAGAGAACCGCCACAGACGGCATCCTTCTGTCAGTCATTCTGGTCGCTTTTATCAGTATTGCTGGACTCCTGACTCTGGACCCCCTGTTTCGTCTTATGGGAGCTTCCGGTGAATCCCTCACTCTTGTTAAAGAATATATGTTTATATGGTATCTGGGAGCCATAACGATCACCATGCCTCCCATCTCCGACAGCTGTCTGAGGGCAACAGGAGATATGATCAGACCCTTCATTGTCATGATGATCATAGCCATTATAAATGTCATTCTGGACCCCATATTCATATTCGGATACTTCGGAGTCCCTGCAATGGGAATTAAAGGGGCTGCCTATGCCACCATCCTTTCCCGATTTTTCGGAATGATTGCCACTCTGGGTTTTCTCCATTTTCATGCGGGGCTGGTGGATTTCTCACACCCCCTTCTTAAGGAAATATGGGAATCCTGGGGGCGCATACTCCATGTGGGAATCCCTGCCGCCATGACTCTGCTTCTTCCTCCCCTTACCCGGGGAGTCCTGACAAGTCTGGCAGCATCAGCAGGAGGAGCCGTCGCCGTTGCCGCCCTGGCCGCTGGAAGCAGGATAGAAGGGTTTATTCAGATCTTTATGATGTCCTATTCCATGGCCCTGGTACCTATGATCGGTCAGAACTGGGGCGCCGGAAAAATGGACAGGATTCTTAAGATCCGAAATATATCACTCCGACTGTCCCTGGTTTACGGTGCCGCTTCATTTGCAGTTCTTATGCTTCTGGCACCAGTTCTGGCCGGAATATTCAGCAGCGATCTGGAGGTAATCAGTCATATAGCCTTTTATCTGAGAGTCACAGCCGTCGCCGCGGCAGCCCTCAGTTATATGACATGGATCAACCAGTCTCTCAATGCATCAGGACATCCCCGGGCATCGGCCCGTCTCAATATTTTCGCCTATATCCTGGTTATCATTCCCCTGGCTTTTATCGGTTCCAGAATTGCAGGTTTTAAGGGTATAGTTATCGCCCTCTCCGCCGGACAGTTTATAGGAGCTTTCTGGGCTCACGGAGAAGGGTGCAGAATCTTTAACGAATCAAAACAAATTACCGGGAGTAGTAACGCATGA
- the menA gene encoding 1,4-dihydroxy-2-naphthoate polyprenyltransferase gives MKLKSFLKLVEIQTKIASMFPFIFATLFSLYRYGSLNLQNLGLMFVSLLFFDMTTTTINNYMDYKKAVDHDYRDNHNIIGMDSIPVNTVRFIIFFMLAIAMAAGILLTINTGWIVLILGVISFFLGIFYTFGPIPISRMPLGEILSGFMMGFVIVYIAVYIHAPSMAVISVKEAQLFLRLDLRETISIAMISAPFVFIISNLMLANNICDLEQDIKNDRFLLPYYVGVKNSLLIFRLSYYGAYLFIIASVVFRILPYFSLLSLLSFPIIQKHIRMFEAKQIKAETFVLSVKNLTILSAGYIIALVPGLLF, from the coding sequence ATGAAGCTTAAATCTTTCTTAAAGCTGGTGGAAATTCAGACAAAAATAGCCAGTATGTTTCCCTTTATATTTGCCACACTTTTCAGCCTGTACCGATACGGAAGTCTGAATCTACAGAACCTCGGCCTGATGTTTGTATCTCTGCTCTTTTTTGATATGACTACAACAACCATTAATAACTATATGGATTACAAAAAGGCAGTGGATCATGATTACAGGGACAACCACAACATAATCGGTATGGATTCAATTCCGGTAAACACCGTGCGGTTCATCATATTTTTTATGCTGGCAATTGCCATGGCTGCTGGAATCCTTCTGACAATCAACACAGGATGGATCGTTCTGATCCTGGGAGTTATCTCATTCTTTTTGGGTATCTTCTACACTTTCGGACCCATCCCCATTTCCCGTATGCCCCTGGGAGAGATCCTTTCAGGTTTTATGATGGGCTTTGTCATTGTCTATATTGCGGTCTATATCCATGCCCCATCCATGGCAGTTATCTCAGTAAAGGAAGCCCAGCTTTTTCTGCGGCTGGATCTGAGAGAAACTATCTCTATCGCCATGATATCGGCACCCTTTGTTTTTATTATCTCAAACCTCATGCTTGCCAATAACATATGTGACCTGGAACAGGATATTAAAAATGACCGTTTCCTCCTCCCCTACTATGTGGGAGTCAAAAACTCTCTGCTGATCTTCCGGCTCTCCTACTACGGGGCCTACCTTTTTATCATTGCCTCTGTCGTATTCCGCATCCTTCCTTATTTCTCACTCCTCTCTCTCTTGAGTTTCCCAATCATTCAGAAACACATCAGAATGTTTGAGGCAAAACAGATCAAAGCAGAAACTTTTGTCCTCTCTGTTAAGAATCTTACTATTCTGAGTGCAGGCTACATCATTGCCCTGGTTCCGGGATTGTTATTCTAA
- a CDS encoding type I restriction-modification system subunit M, translating into MSSSQQRAELQRQIWSIANDVRGSVDGWDFKQYVLGTLFYRFISENFSNYIEGGDDSINYAKLTDDVITDDIKDDAIKTKGYFIYPSQLFQNVSANANTNENLNTDLAAIFTAIESSANGYDSEKDIKGLFADFDTTSNRLGNTVKDKNSRLAAVLKGVAGLNLGDFENNHIDLFGDAYEFLISNYAANAGKSGGEFFTPQHVSKLIAQLAMHKQTSVNKIYDPACGSGSLLLQAKKHFDAHIIEEGFFGQEINHTTFNLARMNMFLHNINYDKFNMQLGNTLTEPHFQDDKPFDAIVSNPPYSVKWIGSDDPTLINDERFAPAGVLAPKSKADFAFVLHALSYLSSKGRAAIVCFPGIFYRGGAEQKIRQYLVDNNYVETVISLAPNLFYGTTIAVNILVLSKHKTDTKIQFIDASGEDFFKKETNNNVLTPKHIQNIMDMFDRKEDVDHVAKSVDYDKISGNEYNLSVSSYVEAKDTREVIDITQLNGEIKTTVSKIDQLRTDIDAIVAEIEGAEA; encoded by the coding sequence ATGTCAAGTTCACAACAACGCGCAGAACTACAACGCCAAATCTGGTCTATCGCCAACGATGTCCGAGGCTCGGTAGATGGCTGGGATTTTAAACAATATGTATTGGGAACCCTGTTTTACCGTTTCATTAGTGAAAATTTCTCCAATTATATCGAAGGCGGCGATGATAGTATCAATTATGCAAAACTCACAGATGATGTAATTACAGACGACATAAAAGATGATGCCATCAAAACAAAGGGCTATTTCATCTACCCAAGCCAACTTTTTCAAAATGTATCAGCTAATGCCAATACCAACGAAAATCTGAACACAGACCTGGCAGCAATATTCACCGCCATTGAAAGTTCAGCCAATGGCTACGATTCAGAAAAGGACATAAAAGGTCTATTTGCGGACTTTGACACCACCAGTAACCGGCTAGGAAACACGGTTAAAGACAAAAACAGCCGTTTGGCTGCCGTATTAAAAGGTGTGGCAGGGTTAAATTTGGGCGATTTTGAGAATAACCACATCGACCTTTTCGGTGATGCCTATGAGTTCCTGATCTCAAACTATGCCGCTAATGCCGGAAAATCGGGAGGTGAGTTTTTCACTCCCCAGCATGTCTCAAAGCTGATAGCCCAACTGGCCATGCACAAACAAACCAGTGTAAATAAAATATACGACCCCGCTTGCGGTTCCGGTTCCTTGCTTCTTCAGGCGAAAAAACATTTTGATGCCCACATTATCGAAGAAGGCTTTTTCGGGCAGGAGATCAATCACACCACCTTTAACCTGGCTCGTATGAATATGTTTCTGCACAATATTAATTATGATAAATTCAATATGCAGTTAGGAAACACCTTAACGGAACCCCATTTTCAGGACGATAAACCCTTTGATGCAATAGTTTCCAATCCTCCCTATTCGGTGAAATGGATCGGTTCCGATGATCCGACACTGATAAATGACGAACGTTTTGCTCCGGCAGGTGTACTCGCCCCGAAATCCAAGGCTGATTTTGCTTTTGTTCTCCATGCTTTGAGCTATCTATCCAGCAAGGGCCGGGCTGCCATAGTCTGCTTTCCCGGTATTTTTTACCGTGGTGGCGCAGAACAGAAAATCCGTCAATATCTTGTAGATAATAACTATGTGGAAACAGTGATTTCTCTGGCTCCAAATCTTTTCTACGGAACTACAATCGCCGTGAATATTCTGGTGTTATCTAAACATAAAACCGATACAAAAATCCAGTTTATCGATGCCAGCGGTGAAGACTTCTTTAAAAAAGAGACTAATAACAATGTGCTGACTCCTAAGCATATTCAGAACATTATGGATATGTTTGACCGTAAAGAAGATGTTGATCATGTAGCCAAATCAGTGGACTACGACAAAATTTCTGGCAATGAATACAATTTATCGGTAAGCAGTTATGTGGAAGCCAAAGATACGCGGGAAGTGATTGATATTACTCAGCTTAATGGCGAAATAAAAACCACTGTTTCCAAAATTGATCAGCTCAGGACGGATATTGATGCTATTGTAGCGGAGATTGAAGGGGCAGAGGCATGA